The genomic DNA TCAGTACGTCCGGTCTAGTTACAGCTACCAATACCGAATACAGTTGACTAACAGCTATGCAGTCATGGGCGCCGTCGGCTACTTCGTCAAGCTCATCCACGTTCCCCTTAACAACATCCTCGTTGGTGGCGCGTAAATCTGCTTTTTCGAACGGGAGATGATTGGCCGGGAGAAGGGAAGGACACGAACGACAGAGACGAGATACCAATAAACCGAATCAACGGGGACCGGGATCGAGTCCAGTGCAACGATACGTAATCAAGACGCGATGCATTCACGGCGGGAGCAGTCATGATACCACACATGATTGGGGACATGCGAGATAGGGACAAGGCGGGCGCAAAGATATCCATACATATTTCATCAGGTGTTTCGGcgggcgatggcggcggaACAAAACACTCAATAAAACCTTTCTGGTCATTAATAATTTTGCTCTAGCTAAGGATGCAACGTAGGGGCGCAATTGTACAAAAGTTTCTCAATGCAAGATCGAAACAGAGATCTATCATGGTTTCGCGAACCCCATGACAGCATACCGGAAGCTGCCATTGGCATACCCTCTCCTCATGGCACGGAATGCTTGCAGAAAGGCAATGCCATCTCTGCCTTGGCTGAAAGCAAACGCCCACAAGGACGGGTTCTGGATCAACGACCAAGAAATATCCCTACACCATTGTGTTAgcaaccaacctcctcgagaCTATTCTGTTCAGGAAACTTACCatgtcttcttcacctcctgaCTGATATCCTTCGGTccccccacaacctccagcCCGACCTCCTTCGCAAACTGCACATATCCATTCAACGTGCACattggcggcagcagcatcccATCCTCAATCGGCTTAATATCCGCATCAAACTGCTCCTGCGTCAAGCCCTCATCCTTGAACCAATCCGCCAGCACCAGTTTCCCGCCTGGTTTCAGCACATCAAACGCATTCCTGAAAAAGAGATCCTTCTTGGGGAAGTGAGAGAGCGCTTCTGAGATCCAGACAATGTCGAACTTGTCGTCCGGGCCGGTGAAGTAGCTCCCGAGGGTTTCGGCGTCGAGCTCGATGAAGCGGACTTTGCCGGGGCCGAAGGGGATGTACTCCCCGTCTGGGTactgcttgttgctgctgtcggAGAGCTTTTTGGCGCTTTGGACCTGCTtgctggagatggtgatgcccGTCACGTGGGCGGCTAGCTCGCGGGCGAGGAAGCGGGAGGTACCGCCTATTCCGCAGCCTACGTCGAGGATCttgaggggtggtgaggttggggcgggggaggtgtggaTTTGGGAGGTTTCtaggaggaggcggatgaggttgatttgggcttcttcttttgggaggtcgggggaggaggggggccaGTATCCGTGGTGGATGTGTTCGCCCCTGGGGGGGTTTGTTAGTGAGTGTCGTGACAATGTAAGGAAAGTATTTATGAGCTGGAGATGTACCAGAGGTTCAAGTAGTAGTCGCTTGCTAGGTCGTAGTGAAGCCTGATGCGGTCTTTGAGCTCCTGCATGGTTGTGTGGGCAAGTCCGAGAGGGGTGTCATATTGCTTGCTGAGAGAGGTCGTCTCCTGCTCACTTGATTTCCCCTCACCAGTGATGTTGGTTGGCTTCTGGGTTTCGGGAGCGGCACTCATGTTGATGGCTTGGCGCAGTGAAGCTGTACAAGTCAATTGGTGAACCAAATGATCGGGATACGGATTCAAGACGTCAACTGTTGCAGAAAGGCGGGAAAGTAAACAATCGAGGCCGGAGAGGTTCACGGATTAAAGTTCAATCAAAAGCCATGTCGCATGGCTTCCCCCAATAAATCAACGTCATGACGCCCTGAGTTCGCATCCCGTTTCCAGGACATGTGCAAGCAAGCAAGACAATGTAGGCAAGTGGAGCAGATGGCGTGGTCGTCATTGGCCCACCCAGATTCCGGATTACATTGTCCATGGTCCCAAGTGGCTTTCTTCAGATTGCCTTGGTTGGTGTCTTACTCTGCTCAAGCTCTCGAGATGattcaaaagaaaagggtTCGTACTTGTCCTCCCCAGCGAAGCAAAACTTGTCCTTCAACCGCCCGAGTACAGGAAAGGACAAGAGGACAAAAATACAAAAGTAAATTGACTCGAGCGCGATTCGAACGCGCGCCTCTTTCGAGACTAGAATGCACCTGCCATGCTGATAGGAAGATATTGAGATATCTTGAGTCTAGCGCCTTAGACCGCTCGGCCATCGAGCCATGTTATTTGATGAATATCGGTGATGGAGTTTCGCTATATGATGAGCAGATTGTTGAACCATCTTTTTTATCACATTTTCA from Podospora pseudoanserina strain CBS 124.78 chromosome 2, whole genome shotgun sequence includes the following:
- a CDS encoding hypothetical protein (COG:H; EggNog:ENOG503NXWN) — its product is MSAAPETQKPTNITGEGKSSEQETTSLSKQYDTPLGLAHTTMQELKDRIRLHYDLASDYYLNLWGEHIHHGYWPPSSPDLPKEEAQINLIRLLLETSQIHTSPAPTSPPLKILDVGCGIGGTSRFLARELAAHVTGITISSKQVQSAKKLSDSSNKQYPDGEYIPFGPGKVRFIELDAETLGSYFTGPDDKFDIVWISEALSHFPKKDLFFRNAFDVLKPGGKLVLADWFKDEGLTQEQFDADIKPIEDGMLLPPMCTLNGYVQFAKEVGLEVVGGPKDISQEVKKTWDISWSLIQNPSLWAFAFSQGRDGIAFLQAFRAMRRGYANGSFRYAVMGFAKP